A genomic window from bacterium includes:
- the mnmE gene encoding tRNA uridine-5-carboxymethylaminomethyl(34) synthesis GTPase MnmE: MPEDTIAAISTPLGIGGIGIVRISGAQAFSIAKKIFFLPAKKIDFNINHKRKILYGFIRDPKTKETIEEVLISLMKGPKTYTREDVVEINCHGGFLSLRKVLEITLKCGARLAEPGEFTKRAFLNGRIDLIQAEAIADFIRSRTERSLKMSFHQIKGGLSKEVEELKRRLKRLISHIEAVIDYPEEDIRELTKREICKELMNLDKVFSDILETADEGRVLREGIKIGIIGRPNVGKSSLLNRLLEEERAIVTHIPGTTRDTLEEEINIDGIPLILIDTAGIRDARDVVEKEGVSRSHKVLSDADILLLVIDGSENLTPEDKKLLDLTKNKMVIFIINKVDLKKNICYNKNLCLSSKKDIIKISALKNLGIEGLKKKIRDKILKHGLFSSEKDIRISNIRQIELLRMGKEFLNKARETAAQGLSEEFISHDLILCLDSLERMTGKLAREDIINEIFSQFCLGK, from the coding sequence ATAGCAAAAAAAATATTTTTCCTTCCAGCAAAAAAAATAGATTTTAATATAAATCATAAAAGAAAAATTTTATACGGATTTATTCGTGATCCAAAGACAAAGGAAACCATTGAAGAAGTTTTGATTTCTTTAATGAAGGGGCCGAAAACTTATACCCGTGAAGATGTTGTGGAAATAAACTGCCACGGCGGATTTTTATCTTTGCGCAAAGTTTTAGAGATTACCCTGAAATGCGGGGCAAGACTCGCTGAACCCGGAGAATTTACCAAACGGGCTTTTTTGAACGGACGGATTGACCTTATCCAGGCAGAAGCAATAGCTGATTTTATCCGGTCCAGGACAGAAAGAAGCCTGAAAATGTCTTTTCATCAAATAAAAGGGGGATTATCCAAAGAAGTAGAGGAGTTGAAAAGGAGATTAAAAAGATTAATTTCGCATATAGAGGCAGTAATTGATTATCCGGAAGAGGATATAAGGGAGTTGACAAAAAGAGAAATTTGCAAAGAATTAATGAACCTGGATAAGGTGTTTTCGGATATTTTAGAAACAGCGGATGAGGGCAGGGTTCTGAGAGAAGGTATAAAAATAGGGATTATCGGCAGGCCGAATGTCGGGAAGTCAAGCCTTCTTAATAGATTGCTGGAAGAAGAAAGGGCAATTGTCACTCATATTCCGGGAACCACAAGAGATACCCTTGAAGAAGAAATCAATATAGACGGTATCCCTTTAATCCTTATAGACACCGCTGGGATCAGGGATGCAAGGGATGTTGTTGAAAAAGAGGGGGTGTCCCGTAGCCACAAAGTCTTATCCGATGCAGATATTTTACTTTTAGTTATCGACGGGAGCGAAAATTTGACGCCTGAAGATAAAAAGTTATTAGACTTGACAAAAAATAAAATGGTTATTTTTATAATAAATAAGGTTGATTTAAAGAAAAATATTTGCTACAATAAAAATCTATGCCTGTCTTCAAAAAAGGATATAATAAAAATATCTGCGCTTAAAAATTTAGGGATAGAGGGGTTAAAGAAAAAAATTAGAGATAAAATACTAAAACATGGTTTGTTTTCGAGTGAGAAAGATATAAGAATCAGCAATATCCGTCAAATTGAATTGCTTCGTATGGGGAAGGAATTTTTAAACAAAGCAAGAGAAACGGCTGCCCAAGGGTTATCAGAAGAGTTTATATCTCATGACCTTATATTATGTTTGGATTCCCTGGAACGAATGACAGGAAAGCTAGCCAGGGAAGATATAATTAATGAAATATTTTCACAATTTTGTTTAGGTAAGTAA